CATGAACAAATGATGAGCTTCTTTAACGGCTTCCGTCGTGATGCTCACCCAATGGCTATCATGGTATCGGTGGTTGGTGCTCTTTCAGCCTTCTATCACGACTCACTGGATATTAATAACCCACAACACCGTGATATCAGTGCATTACGTCTAATCTCTAAAGTGCCGACGATTGCTGCAATGTGCTACCGCTACTCAGTAGGCCACCCGTTCGTTTATCCAAATAACGATATGAGCCTCGCTGAAAACTTCTTGAACATGATGTTCAGCATGCCTTCTGAAGATAACTGGAAGCCAGATCCTGTACTGGTTAAAGCGATGGATCGTATTTTTGTACTGCACGCTGACCACGAGCAAAATGCCTCTACGTCAACAGTACGTCTAGCCGGTTCATCAGGCGCTAACCCATTCGCGGCTATCGCGTCAGGTATCGCGTGCCTATGGGGCCCTGCTCACGGCGGTGCTAACGAAGCATGTTTGAACATGCTGCGTGAAATTGGCGATGTAAAGAATATTCCTGAGTACGTTAAGCGCGCTAAAGACAAAAACGACCCGTTCCGTCTAATGGGCTTCGGTCACCGCGTTTATAAGAACTTCGACCCACGCGCGAAAGTGATGCGTGAAAGTGCTCACGAAGTTCTTGAGCTATTGGGTAAACACGACGATCCAACATTTAAGGTTGCTCTTGAGCTTGAGAAAATCGCGCTTGAAGATCCGTACTTCGTCGAGAAGAAGCTATACCCTAACGTTGACTTCTACTCAGGCGTTATCTTAGACGCCATTGGCATCCCAACGAATATGTTTACGGTAATCTTCGCATTATCACGTACCGTCGGCTGGGTCTCTCAATGGAACGAAATGATGGGCGAATCAAGCCGTAAAATCGGTCGTCCTCGTCAGTTGTACACGGGTGAAAAAGCACGTGATTATGTCGACATTAGTTCACGAAAATAACCGACAGCACATTAACTAAAAATAGTTAAAATCTTTGCTGACATTATTTTTTTGAAATGTCTATAATCGGAAAGGAGTGGTCATGAGGCCACTCCTTTTTTTCATGGCGCTAATCGTTAACGATACATCGTCGGCCCTAGAAATTTTGACTCGTTATTTAGCAAACTAAACGCCTCCTAAAAATTTCTGCCCTTCTCGTCTCGTTTTAGCTTAGCTCCCTGAATAATGCTTTATAAATAAATTATATGCTGGTGGATTATGCAGAAGAACGTTAAACCTTGTTACTACGCCGATTATTTACAACTGGATAAATTACTCGACGCACAACATCCAGAAAGTACAAAGTATGGCGCAGAAGCTCACGATGAGACTTTATTCATTATTGTGCACCAAGCCTATGAACTCTGGTTCAAACAGATTTTGCATGAAATTCACGCAATTTTGCCAGTGTTATCAAAAGATCCTGTCGAGGAAGATAAATTAAGCACCGTTAATCTGCGTATCGAGCGCATTCATCGCATCCAAGAAGTCCTAGTCGATCAAATCGATATTTTAGAGACCATGACTCCACTGGACTTTTTGGACTTCCGTGACTACCTTATCCCTGCGTCTGGATTCCAGAGTATTCAATTTAAAGAAATCGAAATTCTATTGGGCTTGAAGTCTGAGTTCCGTATTAATTTCGACAAAAAATCATTCTATAACCGCCTTAATGAAAAAGACCGCAATTACTTAATGAATCTGGAAGAGCAGCCAAGTTTGTTTGATGCGGTAGAGCATTGGCTTGAACGTATGCCGTTTTTAGAGTTTGGTGACTTTAAGTTCTGGCAGAGATATAAAGATGCGGTCGAAGACATGCTGCAACACGACGAGCAAGTGATTAAAGACGCTGACTACTTAACTGACGCAGAAAAGACTTTCCAGTTGAATGATCTATCGAACACTCACGCGAACTTTGATGCGCTTTTTGATAAAGACAAGTATGAAGAACTTAAGCAACAGGGCCGCTTCCGCTTAAGCCAAGAGGCAACCCTAAGCGCCCTCTTTATCAACCTCTACCGCGAACAGCCAATGCTCAACTCGCCATTCCGGTTGCTACAGGGCCTAATAGACATTGATGAAAAGTTTACGACTTGGCGCTACCGTCATACCACGATGGTCCATCGCATGTTAGGAACGAAAATTGGTACCGGTGGTTCTTCAGGTCACGACTACTTGAAGCAAACGACTCAGAACAACCGATTCTTTAGAGATCTGTTTAACCTGACAACGTTCCTTATCCCACGCTCATCACTTCCAGAGCTTCCGCCTGAAGTCGTAAAAGCAGTTAACTTCACATTATAGTCCCATTCTCATTGCCTGAACCAAGCCCATCATCGCCTTGGTTTAGGCAATGGTACAACCTCATAAATTCTAGTAGCTAGACATTTCACTTAGAGTAGAATAATCTCACTCATAGCATCTTTTGAGCTCGTTTTAGCGTTTCTTTGGGGAAGTTTTAACTTTTTTTACGCTTTATAACTTGTGAGCTTTTTCACAACGATAATGCAATAATGCTATACAATTGCCACACCTTGTGGAGAAGTCTGAATACCGATAACACCTTATTCATAGACTTTAAGCTCGTTTAGACCTAGGACTAACACTAACTTTCATATGTTAAAAAAACTAAATCGACCTTCCGTTTGGTTTACCCTGCTGGGTTTAGCCTTACTGGGCTTACACTTTTGGCTGCAACCAACACACGTCAAGCAACTTGGTGCAGAGCTGCTCCACCGTTACTCATTAACCATGTCGTTCGATGCTGCTAACGAAGATATTGTTAACAGAACCTACTTACCGCTGACCAATGATCGACAAGAAGTCATCAACGAGTCATTGCAGTCGGGAACGCTTGAGTTTACCAATGACGAATCCCTGGTCGGTCGCCAAGGTATTTGGACTGGATTTTCAACCACGCCTATTCGGTACAACGCGATCATTTCTTCGCGTGAGCAAAAGTACGATATCGACCCTGAGTTGGATATTCCGACAGATTACCCCCCACACTTAAAACGCTGGCTTGAAGCTACCGATGTGATTCAAGTTAACGACCCTAGAATTCTTGAGCTTTGGATGAATATTCAGCCCAAAGAACGGAAGTTATTGGCGACCTTACGAGCCATTCACGACTATACCTATAAAGAAATTGAAGGCGCTCCGTTTAAAGGCACTACCGACGCCATCACTACCATGGTGCTAAAACGCGCCAGCTGTAACGGCAAGAGCCGATTATTCGTCGCCTTAGCCCGTCTTAATGGTATTCCGACTCGGTTGGTCGGCGGTGTGATTCTTGAAACATCGAAAAAGAAAACTTCACACCAGTGGGTAGAGGCTTATGTTCAGGGACACTGGGTTCCTTTTGATCCCCTAAACGACTATTTCGCACACATTCCACATCACTACCTTGAGCTTTATATCGACGATCAGGCGCTATTTAGTCACACCCGTAATATCAACTTTGACTATATTTTTGATATTAAGCGTGAACATATTGCAGCCCCACTCCTTCGCTTCGATAACGATGAAGGAGCATTTTTCAATGCAGCATCACTACTTGCAAAATTAGGCATTGAGAACAAAACGGCCGGTATTTTCTTACTGTTCCCGTTTGTGGCCTTGTTAATTTCATTTGCAAGAAACGTGCTTGGGATAAAAACCTTTGGTATTTTCATGCCAATGCTGGTTTCCGCAGCCTGCGTTTACACCGGCTTCTGGATGGGCTTGATTGGCTTTATTGGCGTACTCCTCACAGCTTGGCTGGGACAGTTGTATTTTGATAAACATAAACTGCTGAAAATCCCTAGGCTGGCCGCCATCATTACTCTGAATACCATCTTGTTCATTGGTATTTTCATGGCGCTCGGTGAACAGACGCCGCTGCAAATGGGCATGATGACCCTATTCCCCGTAGTCATTATCTCATTCATCGCTGAACGTTTAAGCAATATGTCGCAGGACAATAATTGGTATGAGCTGTTTATTACCAGTATGGGCAGTATTGCCATGATTGCGGTGTGTTACCTCGCGTTCTCCTCGATCACGCTTCAAAGTTTCTTCGCGCTATTCCCTGAAACCCTATTGTTGGTAATGGCTGCACAAATCTTTATTGGCCAATGGACTGGGCTGCGTATTTCAGAGCACTTACGGTTTAAAGGCATTAACAAGCAGAAAAATACGCTTGGCATCAATCAACGCAATCGTGAGTATGTTTACCGCCTTAATGAGCGCAAGTTATTGCAGTTAGCGATTGATAAAATTGAAACCAAGAAAGTACTGTTGCAACAAGGCGTTCCCGTTCCGCAAACGCTCGACATGTGCGACAGTTTTAGGAATTTGGATGAGTTTGTTGAGCACCTGAGAGACTTCAACAGCTTTGTGGTCAAACCGAATCGCGGCTCTCAGGGCAACGGTATCTTGGTTATCGTTAAGAATGATGATGGTACTTTCGTTACCACCTCTGGCAAGCGTTTAAGCCTACTCGATATTCGTTACCATGTTTCAGAAATTATCACCGGTAATTTCGCACAGGACGGCCAGCCAGATACCGCCTACATTGAGCCACTACTCGTGGAGCATCATGGAATTGCAAAAATTGCCAACCTAGGCTTGAGCGATATTCGCGTGATTCTCTGCAATCAAAAAATTATCAGCTGCATGCTACGCGTACCGACAAAACTATCCGATGGTAAAGCGAACCTTCATCAAGGTGCGATCGGGCTGAGTGTCGATACGGAAACCGGTATCACCACGAAATGCAGCTTTAAAGGCAAGGAGCTCAAAGCTCACCCTGATACTGGCTTTGATATTATCGGTATCCAGGTGCCATTCTGGAATAAAATCAAACAGATAGCTGAGAATTCTCAAAAAGCAATTCCTCTTGGCTACATTGGTGTGGATATTTGTATTGATGAAAAGCTTGGGCCAATGGTGCTCGAAGTGAATGGGCGTCCGGGCCTAGAAATACAAAACGTTCAAAACAAAGGTTTTTCTGGAGAAATGGAGACAGCACGTGACAACACCTAATTATAACAAGGGGCTTTCAGCACCAGCGTTATGTGCTATCGTCCTGCTACTGACAATCGGCTTATTAATTATTGAGACGAACGAACGTGACGTCATCAACGACGGTACTTTGATTCAAATTGATGTCGATGACAGCACTAGCGAAAGCGTTGACTCTGGCAGTGATGATGAGGGTTTTGATATTCCCGCTCCCAATCCCGCAGATGACAGCGAGCACAGTGAAATTACCGAAAAAGCCGTCAAAGATACGGTATTAGCCCTATCAGACATCGACTTCTCGAAAAAAGTCTTGTGGAGAATCCACCGTATTGATCCACTAAAAGGTTTCAGCGAAAACGATAAAAATAAAGTATTGTTCAAAGCCGCGCTACAGTTCTTCTCAAACGGTGACTATAAAAAATCTCACACCTTGATTGGTAAGCTTCCGCCCTCCATGCGTCACAAAGAGCGCCCTGGCTTTTATTATGCGCTAGCATTAACTAAAGATGGAAAAACCGAGCGCGCCATCCGCGCTTACCAAGGTCAGCTCGAACGTTTTCCACATCACCAAGCGAGCGCCATCAATTATGGATTGCTGTTGAATGAAGCTAAAGAGTATGAGAAAGCGATCAAAGCCTTTAAATATGCGGTCAATACAACCAGCGGTCGCCGCAAGGCAAAATCCTATCGTAACCTTGGCACGGCTTATTACGAGCTTGGCCAATATGAAGAAGCCGCTAAACGCTTCACTAAGTCTATCGAGTACCAGCCGAACAACAGCACAACCTGGCTGAACTTGGCTGAGGCCCAACAAGAGCTGCCAAAATACTCACAAGCTGAAGTTTTGGAAACCTACCACAAGTCTGTGTCGCTCGCGCCAAACCGTTACAAGCCAGCGCTAAAACGTGCTAACTACTTATTTTCGCAGTTGATGTTCGCCAAAGCCGAAGAAGGCTATAAAGAGGCCCGCAAACGCTCCAGCGATATTGTTGAAACCGCATTAATGCAAAGTATTAACTATCTCGCAGCGGGTAATCTTGAGCGTGCCGATAAAGTCGCTAGTGGTATCAAACAAGCGAATAATGATGAAAAGCAGCTCATTGCATTAATCAAAGCACTGAGCGATGAAGATTACGATGAGGCCGAAGAGCTGGTCGAAGATATCGAGAAAGTAAAACGTTTCGATAACGCGGAGCTTTATCAGTACTTGCGACTAAAGCTTGCAGTGACCCAAAAAAATAAACAGTACCTCAATAAGCTGGACAAAGACATTTTCCAACATCCTGTCGTAGGTTGGCCGAGCCAGTTGGAGTACGCGCGCGGACTACTGATGATAGAGGAGCATAAAAAAGCACAGACGATCGCAGAAGCCATTGCATCGAAGTTACCAAACAGTGCCGAAGCGCATCTCATCAATGGGCAGCTACAACTGCATAACGGTGAAGAAATTGCTGGCTTCAATAGCCTTAAGCACGCTTTTAATATTTACCCTGAAAGTCGCCGCGTCGCCTTTATCTATGCTGTTGAAAATTATAAATTTGAGCGTTTCAAAGAGGCGATTTCCATCATCAATAAACTTTTGGGAAACCATCCGAAAGACATTGAAGCGATTGAGTTAAAAGCTCAAGCTCACCACGCCATTGGGCAGAACGATCTGGCTCGAGCAGCCTACACTGAAGCCTTTGAGCTTGATGAAAAAAACCTTCACTCAGCTTTCGCTCTCGCTAAGCTTGAGTCAGATTTAGGCAATAAACAGCAGAGCCTAGTCATACTCAAAGACTTACTGGACAGAGACAGTTCTTACATTGATGCACGCGAGCTTCGCGCTAAAATCCTGTGTGATTCGCGTCAATATGACGAGTGCATCAGCGAAGCCGATAAACTTCTCGGACTTGATAAAGATAATGAGCTAGCGAAGCAATTGGTAGAGTCTCATGGTGATAAAGTTACACCAGAAGCAGAGCCTGAAGACGAGTCAGAAAGCGAAAAAGAAGAAAACTCGGATGCAGACTCTTCTAAGCCGGATTCAGACGAAAAACCCAAAGAAGACGATCCAAAAAAGGACGACGATAAAAAAGACGACTGAGGTCGTCTTTTTTGTATGAGTTAAGTCAGGTTAAAACGCCAAAGCCTCAAACATCACTTTGCTCAAGAAAAACCTGGGCTAAGCGCTCAAACCCAGCTGCATCATCATTATCAAAGCGATCAACCATGGGGCTGTCGATATCCAAAACGCCTTTTACAGCACCATTAACGATCAACGGCACCACCACCTCACTTTGGGATACAGCATCACAGGCAATATGCCCTTCAAACTCATGCACATTCTTAACCAGTTGAGTTTCACGAGTGGTTGCAGCCGCGCCACAAACGCCTCGGCCAAAAGGAATGTGCACGCAAGCAACCTTTCCCTGATACGGACCTAAAATCAAATGCTCAGCCTTATCAGGATTTGTGACATAAAAGCCGGCCCAATTTAAGTCTGGGATCATTTGAAAAATAAAAGCAGAGGTTTGCGCCATATTGGTCATGGCGTTGGTATCCTGCCCCAACAAAGCTTCCAACTGGAGCGCTAATTGGCGGTAATACTCAGGCTTATCGTTGCGATAATCTTCGATTTGGCTACTATCTAACTCAAACATGGGCTTTTAGCCGTTTAAACATATAATTTGCGCACGATAGCCCACTCTTTGACAGATGACAAGGTTATTTTATCAAGCTCCTTATTACTTTAAGGAATAACTAGATATGGTGTTAATTTGCCTCTTTTACCACTAGCCATACGCAATTTCTCGCGGTAACATAAGTGCTGTATTGAGTCTTTCAAAGAGTTTTAGGAGTAACAGTGTCAATT
The DNA window shown above is from Kangiella marina and carries:
- the gltA gene encoding citrate synthase, coding for MSDKTAKLSLPNGEELTLDVLTPSLGKDVVAVGALGKAGYFTYDPGYVSTGACESKITYIDGAKGQLLYRGYPIEQLADNSNFEEVAYLLLNGELPSKEQYDEFVAKINNHTMVHEQMMSFFNGFRRDAHPMAIMVSVVGALSAFYHDSLDINNPQHRDISALRLISKVPTIAAMCYRYSVGHPFVYPNNDMSLAENFLNMMFSMPSEDNWKPDPVLVKAMDRIFVLHADHEQNASTSTVRLAGSSGANPFAAIASGIACLWGPAHGGANEACLNMLREIGDVKNIPEYVKRAKDKNDPFRLMGFGHRVYKNFDPRAKVMRESAHEVLELLGKHDDPTFKVALELEKIALEDPYFVEKKLYPNVDFYSGVILDAIGIPTNMFTVIFALSRTVGWVSQWNEMMGESSRKIGRPRQLYTGEKARDYVDISSRK
- a CDS encoding tryptophan 2,3-dioxygenase family protein, translated to MQKNVKPCYYADYLQLDKLLDAQHPESTKYGAEAHDETLFIIVHQAYELWFKQILHEIHAILPVLSKDPVEEDKLSTVNLRIERIHRIQEVLVDQIDILETMTPLDFLDFRDYLIPASGFQSIQFKEIEILLGLKSEFRINFDKKSFYNRLNEKDRNYLMNLEEQPSLFDAVEHWLERMPFLEFGDFKFWQRYKDAVEDMLQHDEQVIKDADYLTDAEKTFQLNDLSNTHANFDALFDKDKYEELKQQGRFRLSQEATLSALFINLYREQPMLNSPFRLLQGLIDIDEKFTTWRYRHTTMVHRMLGTKIGTGGSSGHDYLKQTTQNNRFFRDLFNLTTFLIPRSSLPELPPEVVKAVNFTL
- a CDS encoding sugar-transfer associated ATP-grasp domain-containing protein, whose translation is MLKKLNRPSVWFTLLGLALLGLHFWLQPTHVKQLGAELLHRYSLTMSFDAANEDIVNRTYLPLTNDRQEVINESLQSGTLEFTNDESLVGRQGIWTGFSTTPIRYNAIISSREQKYDIDPELDIPTDYPPHLKRWLEATDVIQVNDPRILELWMNIQPKERKLLATLRAIHDYTYKEIEGAPFKGTTDAITTMVLKRASCNGKSRLFVALARLNGIPTRLVGGVILETSKKKTSHQWVEAYVQGHWVPFDPLNDYFAHIPHHYLELYIDDQALFSHTRNINFDYIFDIKREHIAAPLLRFDNDEGAFFNAASLLAKLGIENKTAGIFLLFPFVALLISFARNVLGIKTFGIFMPMLVSAACVYTGFWMGLIGFIGVLLTAWLGQLYFDKHKLLKIPRLAAIITLNTILFIGIFMALGEQTPLQMGMMTLFPVVIISFIAERLSNMSQDNNWYELFITSMGSIAMIAVCYLAFSSITLQSFFALFPETLLLVMAAQIFIGQWTGLRISEHLRFKGINKQKNTLGINQRNREYVYRLNERKLLQLAIDKIETKKVLLQQGVPVPQTLDMCDSFRNLDEFVEHLRDFNSFVVKPNRGSQGNGILVIVKNDDGTFVTTSGKRLSLLDIRYHVSEIITGNFAQDGQPDTAYIEPLLVEHHGIAKIANLGLSDIRVILCNQKIISCMLRVPTKLSDGKANLHQGAIGLSVDTETGITTKCSFKGKELKAHPDTGFDIIGIQVPFWNKIKQIAENSQKAIPLGYIGVDICIDEKLGPMVLEVNGRPGLEIQNVQNKGFSGEMETARDNT
- a CDS encoding tetratricopeptide repeat protein, yielding MTTPNYNKGLSAPALCAIVLLLTIGLLIIETNERDVINDGTLIQIDVDDSTSESVDSGSDDEGFDIPAPNPADDSEHSEITEKAVKDTVLALSDIDFSKKVLWRIHRIDPLKGFSENDKNKVLFKAALQFFSNGDYKKSHTLIGKLPPSMRHKERPGFYYALALTKDGKTERAIRAYQGQLERFPHHQASAINYGLLLNEAKEYEKAIKAFKYAVNTTSGRRKAKSYRNLGTAYYELGQYEEAAKRFTKSIEYQPNNSTTWLNLAEAQQELPKYSQAEVLETYHKSVSLAPNRYKPALKRANYLFSQLMFAKAEEGYKEARKRSSDIVETALMQSINYLAAGNLERADKVASGIKQANNDEKQLIALIKALSDEDYDEAEELVEDIEKVKRFDNAELYQYLRLKLAVTQKNKQYLNKLDKDIFQHPVVGWPSQLEYARGLLMIEEHKKAQTIAEAIASKLPNSAEAHLINGQLQLHNGEEIAGFNSLKHAFNIYPESRRVAFIYAVENYKFERFKEAISIINKLLGNHPKDIEAIELKAQAHHAIGQNDLARAAYTEAFELDEKNLHSAFALAKLESDLGNKQQSLVILKDLLDRDSSYIDARELRAKILCDSRQYDECISEADKLLGLDKDNELAKQLVESHGDKVTPEAEPEDESESEKEENSDADSSKPDSDEKPKEDDPKKDDDKKDD
- a CDS encoding GAF domain-containing protein, which codes for MFELDSSQIEDYRNDKPEYYRQLALQLEALLGQDTNAMTNMAQTSAFIFQMIPDLNWAGFYVTNPDKAEHLILGPYQGKVACVHIPFGRGVCGAAATTRETQLVKNVHEFEGHIACDAVSQSEVVVPLIVNGAVKGVLDIDSPMVDRFDNDDAAGFERLAQVFLEQSDV